The following are from one region of the Actinomyces sp. oral taxon 897 genome:
- a CDS encoding YlbL family protein codes for MSTTEHPADTCPPPGPQPPSPLPAQETGQDGTAPRSRRRRGPVIAVALIAVTLLVVASVTIPVNVVIEAPGPTWNVLAAGGEGSADVLTVSGAPTYQADGALRMTTVSVSGCPGYPVHLVDLVGAWLDDEEEILDRESVCPSNLSQEQVDQANQAQMTGSQDAAVVAALMETGLATTMTLTISGVAQEQADSGLKAGDVLVSVTPSGAATTTITTYTDLRTLMSSLAPGTEVTLGLRRDGAETTATVTTLAPPQGSDRQGSLLGVYLSARADSGVEVSFGLADVGGPSAGMMFALGIVDEVTPGSLTGGQDVAGTGTIAIDGTVGPIGGIAQKMAGARRAGSRYFLAPAANCPEVVGHVPAGLEVVSVSTLHEAVTALKGIASGSTSDLPTCESQ; via the coding sequence ACACCTGCCCTCCCCCCGGCCCGCAGCCCCCCTCGCCCCTGCCGGCGCAGGAGACGGGTCAAGACGGGACCGCCCCCCGGAGCCGACGGCGTCGGGGGCCGGTCATTGCGGTCGCACTCATTGCGGTGACCCTCCTGGTGGTAGCCAGCGTCACCATCCCGGTCAACGTGGTCATTGAGGCCCCCGGCCCGACCTGGAACGTCCTGGCCGCCGGCGGTGAGGGCTCCGCCGACGTCCTGACCGTCTCCGGCGCACCGACCTACCAGGCCGACGGCGCCCTGCGCATGACCACGGTCTCGGTCAGCGGCTGCCCCGGCTACCCCGTCCACCTCGTGGACCTGGTGGGCGCGTGGCTCGACGACGAGGAGGAGATCCTGGACCGGGAGTCGGTCTGCCCCTCCAACCTCAGCCAGGAGCAGGTGGACCAGGCCAACCAGGCCCAGATGACCGGCTCCCAGGACGCCGCGGTGGTCGCCGCCCTCATGGAGACGGGCCTGGCCACGACCATGACGCTGACGATCTCGGGGGTGGCCCAGGAGCAGGCCGACAGCGGGCTCAAGGCCGGTGACGTGCTGGTCTCGGTCACGCCGTCGGGCGCGGCGACCACCACCATCACCACCTACACCGACCTGCGTACGCTCATGTCCTCCCTGGCCCCGGGCACGGAGGTCACCCTGGGGCTGCGCCGGGACGGGGCTGAGACCACCGCTACCGTGACCACCCTGGCGCCGCCGCAGGGCTCGGACCGCCAGGGCTCGCTCCTGGGCGTCTACCTGTCCGCCAGGGCGGACTCCGGGGTGGAGGTCAGCTTCGGGCTGGCGGACGTGGGCGGCCCGAGCGCCGGCATGATGTTCGCCCTGGGGATCGTGGACGAGGTCACCCCCGGCTCCCTGACCGGGGGGCAGGACGTGGCGGGCACCGGCACCATCGCGATCGACGGCACGGTGGGGCCGATCGGCGGGATCGCCCAGAAGATGGCCGGCGCCCGGCGGGCGGGCTCGCGCTACTTCCTGGCCCCGGCCGCCAACTGCCCGGAGGTGGTCGGGCACGTCCCCGCGGGCCTGGAGGTGGTCTCGGTGTCCACCCTCCACGAGGCGGTCACCGCCCTGAAAGGGATTGCCAGCGGTAGCACGAGCGACCTGCCTACCTGCGAGTCCCAGTAG
- a CDS encoding thiamine biosynthesis protein ThiF has product MLWRSPDTIQVGSSRGTVVCGLSAREQRFLSSLPEFISPESVRADARAAGLTTAQARSVLGRLRQVGALVPGHLPTAQDEVYWERVADLPQERTRALRRGVVALVGNGGLTGPIARLLARCAVGTVLLRDPTAQDLVKELEDLGVRTTTPRRLPDLVLTVEGQVIDPLRARRLSQLAHLPVTCGETAVRVGPLLGPQASLCVTCLGLWEREADPDWPNLATQLRTLPAPVMESLLSQQAAALAVRAATDALTGRGPIWLGRSVELSALDPVGLERLWDPHPECVCSQVTEAPPSEAPDPAPAQPGDQEAEAPGTAPGTASAPPDAPGTVSDAPDAVPPTGPALSPGPDAPGAPSAQPGRTPGA; this is encoded by the coding sequence GTGTTGTGGCGTAGTCCGGACACCATCCAGGTCGGCTCCTCACGAGGTACCGTGGTCTGCGGCCTGAGCGCCCGGGAGCAGCGTTTCCTCAGCTCCCTGCCGGAGTTCATCAGCCCCGAGAGCGTGCGCGCCGACGCCCGGGCCGCGGGGCTGACCACCGCCCAGGCCCGCAGCGTCCTGGGGCGCCTGCGACAGGTCGGGGCGCTGGTCCCCGGCCACCTGCCCACCGCCCAGGACGAGGTCTACTGGGAGCGCGTCGCGGACCTGCCCCAGGAGCGGACCCGGGCGCTGCGCCGCGGCGTCGTGGCCCTGGTGGGCAACGGCGGCCTGACCGGGCCCATTGCCCGCCTCCTGGCCCGCTGCGCGGTGGGCACCGTCCTCCTGAGGGACCCTACCGCCCAGGACCTGGTCAAGGAGCTGGAGGACCTGGGGGTCAGGACGACGACGCCGCGGCGCCTGCCCGACCTGGTCCTGACCGTGGAGGGGCAGGTCATTGACCCGTTGCGGGCCCGTCGGCTCAGCCAGCTGGCGCACCTGCCCGTGACCTGCGGCGAGACCGCCGTGCGGGTAGGGCCGCTCCTGGGGCCGCAGGCCAGCCTGTGCGTGACCTGCCTGGGTCTGTGGGAGCGCGAGGCCGATCCCGACTGGCCCAACCTGGCCACCCAGCTGCGGACGCTGCCCGCCCCCGTCATGGAGTCCCTCCTGAGCCAGCAGGCGGCGGCGCTGGCGGTGCGGGCGGCCACTGACGCCCTGACCGGCCGGGGACCCATCTGGCTGGGGCGCAGCGTGGAGCTCAGCGCCCTGGACCCGGTGGGGCTGGAGCGCCTGTGGGACCCGCACCCCGAGTGCGTGTGCAGCCAGGTCACCGAGGCCCCGCCCTCCGAGGCCCCCGACCCGGCGCCCGCGCAGCCGGGGGACCAGGAGGCCGAGGCCCCAGGCACGGCGCCCGGCACCGCCAGCGCACCGCCCGACGCCCCCGGCACGGTATCCGATGCCCCCGACGCGGTGCCCCCGACGGGGCCAGCTCTCAGTCCTGGGCCGGATGCTCCCGGAGCACCTTCAGCACAGCCGGGCCGTACTCCTGGAGCTTGA